The Bradyrhizobium sp. LLZ17 genomic sequence AAGCTGGCCCGCACTATGGCTGCTGCGCGCTGACGACGCGTGGCCGCCGGAGATTGACGTCATTGAAGCCTTCATCAGTTCGCCAACCCACGCCGCGGATGTCATCACCTCCAGCATTCATTGGCGGGGGGAGAAAAAGGACACGAAGCTTACGGCGCCTCGATTCCGCTACGCCACATCGAGCCAGGAGCCGACATCTTCGAGCGCTTCAACCGCTTTGGCTGCCTCATCGGCGAGAAGCAGATCGTCTATTACTTCAATGGAAAACCCTACTGCGCGATGCCAAACTTGGTCGGCGCCGGCCCATGGTTCATGTTACTGGACGTCGCCGTTGGAGGGCTTGTGGGCGAGCCACGCGATCCAATGGCGTTTCCCGCGCGCATGCACGTTGCGGGCGTGAAGGTCGTACGCTTTTCATGAGGTCGGCATCATTCGAGGACTATTTGGACCATGAATTTTCAAGAAAAAGGAACGTTGCTGTTCCACCGAATTAGAAATGGACTTTTGAAAGCACGTCTTTCAAATCTTGCCCGGCAAGTGGCGCAAGATCGTTTAACTTATCTTCCGCCGGAGAAGCTGATCCGCATCGAAACTTATGCTCGGCTCGCTACGGCGGACGACGTACCAGGCAATTTGCTTGAATTCGGCGTTGCGCTGGGAGGATCCGCCATAATTCTTGCTGCGCAGGCTGCACGAAGGAAGCGCCTATTCTTTGGCTTTGACGTGTTCGCTATGATCCCTCCCCCGACATCGGAGAAAGATGACGATAAGTCAAGAGAACGTTACCGCATCATAGCGTCGGGACAGTCGGAAGGAATCGGAGGCGACACCTATTACGGTTACCGAGACAACCTGATCGACGATGTTCGTCGCTCCTTCGCAAAGTATGGCTTGCCGATTGACGGTAAGAGCCGCTTTCTATGCAAGGGGTTATTCGAAGAAACCTTCCCCAAATATGACGGGATGGTTGCCTTCGCTCACATCGATTGCGATTGGTACGCACCCGTTAGTTATTGCTTGAACCACATCTCGCGCAGGTTGAGTGCTGGTGGCGTCATAGTCCTAGATGACTACCACGATTACGGCGGTGCGAGGACGGCCACAGATGAATTCGTCAAGCAGAATCCAGAGTTCGAGCTTATCGCTGGTCCAAATGTGATCCTGCGGAAGCGCAGATAGAGTACGCATTTACGTGACATGGTCACCTGACAGCCAGCCGCAGTCCAGCTCGGACGTATTTCTTGACGGTGGCTAGGCGACCCGCCGTGAGTTCGTCGCGGGAAATGTTTGTCGGCAAGCGTTTTCCAGAGCGGACAATCTCTACGAATTGCGCTTTCCAATCATCGATAGCTCGTTGCGGCAAATGCAGCACGGTCGGCATTTGATCTTCGATCCAAGTCTCAATTCCTTTGAGATCGCCGCGCGGCGCGACGGGCAAGCCGGTATCTTTGCCAATCTCCGCAGCGCGATTGTCGATGGAGATTATGAGAGCGCGACGTTTCTTTTGCAGCGCACGTATCCCACCGTGAAGCCGAGTTCCAATGAAATCGACGTTTTCACTTTCCAGAAACCGCGAATATTCCTTTACAGTCGTTGCAGGGATTTCATCATCCCATCCAAACGATCGGAAATACTCATAGTCATCATGCATCTGTGGAAAAAAATACAGTTTACTATAGAATTTGCGCAGCGTCGCAACAAAGGCCCTGTCTGCTTCGACGTCCCGCCGCCAAGCTGAGAGGGTAAAAATAACAGAAGGCGCTTTGGATTTCTGGATGCCTGCACAGTGTTCGGGTGTTAGAGACCAAGTCGTGGGACAGGAAGTATTTACGGCTTTCGCGCCAATCGCGGTAAGATGATCGACCGTGTAGCTATCCCTGGCCGAGTGGATTAGTTGACGCGACAGAGCGGCCCGCAAGATTGCACGCGTTGCTGGCGTTGCCGTCGACATGTAGTCATTCCATCCAGTACCCAAACACACGGTGTTTGTTGCGCCAAACACGTCAGCATCCGTCTGCCTCACACGCCATAGCCCGTACGGCTGGATATCCGACGATAGTAGGTTTGTGCCTCCAATTACACAGAAGCTGGCATCCGAGATGAAACGGCGTGTTCGATCTGAAAGCTGTTCGTGGCTTGGAACCCTGTAGACATACGCCTTGGGAAACAGCTCCGACACGACATCGTTAACGGCGTCCATGATGATCTCGTCACCGAGATTATCGGTACAAATCGATGTATCGACGACGGCTACAGAATCCATGATAGGTCCAATTATCCACGCTTTGCCATATTGTACGACATCCTGAAAGCCAACTCCGGCGCGTAGAGGCTAAATCGCTTTAAGAGCGCACGTTCAAGCTTCTTGCGCAAGGTCACTTTCCTCACCACCCATGTCTCGGCCCAGCGGTGCACGGCGTACGTGTCTTCCGTTACAACGTCCGGCGAATACCGCTCGTCCCACGCGTATGGATAAAAGACTCTCTTCGGAAAAATGGTGACATCTCCAATTGTCATCGGCTCATCGCAGTACTCACTTAAGCCCCTCTCGCGAAGGAACTTCGAGATTAATCCTGGTCCGGAAAAAGCGCCAATGTCGGTTCGACCATCAAGTTCGTTGTTGAAAAACGAGCGGATCGATGTCGGAAGCCAATGGCCTGGTTCCGATCCGAAGACTGCTCCATTTACTGGGTCGGTTATTGAATTCATGTCATCGGTTTGAAAACCCAGGAAGGCCTTGAGACTTAAGAGCGGATCCAACGATTTGATCAGATCGACATCTGTATCTAGATACACACCACCGAACCGAGCAAGGGCGTCCATGCGAGTATAGTCAGAAACCCTGTTCCAGGCACGAACAGAATAGGCCTGACGGACAAACGAACTGGAGTAGTCCACCTTGTCGTTGTCCCACGCAACGATCTGCCAGTCAGGAAGCATGTGACGCCAGGCGTCGACGCGCTGCCGGTCAGCCTCGGGTAATGGCTTCGGACCAACCCAAACGTAGTGAATAGTTTTCGGAATCATTCAGCGGAGCTCCTGCCAGGTGAAAACCATCTAAAGCACCGAGCTATTGTCGCCCGCGAGCGGCTGTGTTCGAAATCGATTCGGCAACAATGCCGTAACAAGTTCAATCACCTCCCTCTCAGGGCCTTCCGGTCGCCCTTGCAAATGCCAGAACGTGTATACAGTAAGAGGGTACGCAATCGCCCCAACACTCACTATGGCAGCTACTTTCAGTAGCAAAAAGTTCGTCCCAGCCCCATTGCCAAAACATACGCCGACTAGGTAGGCGCATATGACCATGACAACCACGCCAACAATGAATCGAATGTTGGCAGATAGCTGTCGTAGCATCGAGATGCCCAAAATGCGGCGAACCATCGTCATTGCCACGATAATGCTAACCAGCCCACTGACACATCTTGCCACAATGATACCGAACAGCCCGCCGGTTACCATTCCCAGAATGATGAGGGGGAGTCGGATCAGCATGTTTATAAGATCCCTTCGCAGTAGCTCCCGGGTCTGTCCCATTGCCATCGCCAACGGCTGAAGCCCATACACCATAGTCTGCAACGCGAAGATGCTAGATAAAAACTGAATGATGATAACGGCGCTTTCCCACTTTTGTCCCATTGTCAGTTCGACAAAGGGGCGCGCAATCAAAGCAAATCCGCAACCAAGGGGAAATGCAATCGCACACAGAAGCGCCTGGGATCGTTCGTAAGCTCGCCGTAATCTCGACAAGTCGCGGTTCAGTCTTGTGAAGCCTGGAAAGAGAGCCTGGGAAATTGGCATAGTCGCTTCGCGGGTAGGCAATAGAGCCAAGTTATCACCAATGGTGTAGTAACCCAACGCAGTATTGCCTAAAAAGTAGCCAATAACGAGATGATCAAACTTCCAGTTGAGCGTGTTTATTGCCTGTCCAAGGGTGAGCCAAACAGAAAATGACAGCAACTCTCTTACACGAGTAAATCTGATACGCGGGCGATAGGAGATCATAAAATATGAGAGCACAACGCCGAAGATTTGCGTGACCAACATTGACGCAAGCAGCGCCCAGTAGCTCCGGAATTGAAACGCAACGGTCGCCGCCACAGCGAAGCCGGCAACCTTTTGTGACACGCCCAGAATAAAATCCTGCCAAAAAAGCAGTTGGCGCGAGAAAACAATCATCTTCGGATTTGAAACACCACCGATCACGGGTGTAATGCTTATTACGGCCATCACGCCGGCAATGCGAGGATCGCCGTAAAGGTGTGAAATCGGCCAAGCAAGACCGAGAAGTATCAGGCCTATGAGAGCACCTCGTGCGAAGTTCAGGGAGAACACCGCATGGAAATGATCATCCGAGATTGATCTATGATAGATCAAAGCGGATGCTAGCGAGAGTTCGGTGACTGAGATGATGATCGTGCTAATTGTTGTCGCGATTGCCACCAAACCAAAGTCGTCTGGCGTCAGAAAGCGCGCGAGAACAAGCATGCTCAAGAAAGTCACGAGATTCCCAAGGGCTCGCGCAGCTGCAATCCAAAACGCCCCCTTCACCAGCATGCGTTTCATGCTTGGTGCGCCCAACGTGCTTGGATCACTCTCGTCAATCATGCTTTAGAAGCTGTCCCTCAAAACGAATAACTTACTAGGCAATTAGGTGCGCCCACGCAACAGTGGTAGCCCAAAAGAAGCGTTAATCATAGTGACGCCGGACCTGCCTCCAACAACCTCCAAGGATGCAAATGAGGAGGAAAGCAATGTCGTTTCTACTGCGACTTCAACGGCTGGCATTTGAACGGCTGCATTTTTACTCAAGCGCCTTCAGTCAGTGTACCATCGGCTCCCCATGAAAGCGCCGGTGCACAGCTTTTCACTCACTCCGAAACTGATCTCGAGCACCAATCGCGGGCTTTCCTTCGCGAGCGATCCCGTGCGAAAGCCGAAGGGGTCCTCGACAAAACCGAAGCCAGCGGCTCCCGTCAACATCTTCGCCGTAATTTCGCTGACCAACGGCCCCCCCCTGGAACAACCCCACACACTCAATTGCTGCGTGACCTCGTCAACATCGACGCCGGCGAACTGGCTTTTCCCGTCTCGAAACGCTCGGCTGGTTGCGAAACAGCGAGCATGAATATCGGCAACCATCGCGGGTTCTCCCTAACATCGGGCAATGTAGCTCGGCGAACGCCTGACCATCCGACCCATATTCGTGACCATCCCGTTCGCCTCGCTGCAGGCAACCTGAATACTGGGATTCGTGGCCCTGGTTGTTCTCCCTAGTTTGACGACGAAGGGGCGGCTCCTTGCCGACGCGAAGGTGTACGCCTGCTCACGACAAGCTGTGTCAACCCAACCGATGCACACTGGGGTCAGCGCGCTTCCAGTGTCAGTAACCGGCAGGACCGCGCCTTGATTGGCTGGGCGACATCTGTGCGACATGTAATCGGGCTCGGCAGGACCTGCCTTGCACCCTTGTCATCTGTCGTCTCGGCAACGAGCTTTGCGTCGAGAACAAGATTGCCGGTGCGCTGAAGCGCGGGCAACGACAGTTCGACGACGCTGGCACCATCCGCGCGCTTCTTCACCGTGCTTTCCTGCAGCTTCCGCTCGACCGTCGTCACCATAGATCGTGCCGTCGGATCATAAACCCAAACCTGAAGCCGGCGGTTCGATGGGTAGTTCTCCGGCACGTCGATCGGGATCTCAAGTTTGAGCGGATCGGCGCCCTTGACCGAAAGGACGCCGTTAGCCTGCTGCTGTTCACCTAGCACCTTGACTGGGAGAAAAGCGGGCTTCGGCATGTCATTGATGGTCGTCGAATATCCAAATTCCTTCGGATCCGGCGTCACCTGGGCAGGCCCGCACTGGCTCGCACCTTTGTCGGACTCCGTGAATTGGCAGACCCGCACATAGTCGATCTTGAAGCTTTGCGGAAACGCCACATCATCGATGCCGTGTCGGCCGGCCCAGGCGCCGCCGACCGCGAAATTGAGGTCGACATGGGCGGGCGGCCCGAGCTGCCCGTCGTTGCGCTTCCACTGGTACATCCGCGTGTAGACCAGCTTGCCGTCCCAGAACATGGAAATCCGGTCTGGCGCCCACACGAATCCAACGATGTGCCAGCCGAGATTGAGATCCTCGCTGGCGTACATGTTCTGGTATTTG encodes the following:
- a CDS encoding polysaccharide pyruvyl transferase family protein, with the translated sequence MDSVAVVDTSICTDNLGDEIIMDAVNDVVSELFPKAYVYRVPSHEQLSDRTRRFISDASFCVIGGTNLLSSDIQPYGLWRVRQTDADVFGATNTVCLGTGWNDYMSTATPATRAILRAALSRQLIHSARDSYTVDHLTAIGAKAVNTSCPTTWSLTPEHCAGIQKSKAPSVIFTLSAWRRDVEADRAFVATLRKFYSKLYFFPQMHDDYEYFRSFGWDDEIPATTVKEYSRFLESENVDFIGTRLHGGIRALQKKRRALIISIDNRAAEIGKDTGLPVAPRGDLKGIETWIEDQMPTVLHLPQRAIDDWKAQFVEIVRSGKRLPTNISRDELTAGRLATVKKYVRAGLRLAVR
- a CDS encoding lipopolysaccharide biosynthesis protein, with translation MIDESDPSTLGAPSMKRMLVKGAFWIAAARALGNLVTFLSMLVLARFLTPDDFGLVAIATTISTIIISVTELSLASALIYHRSISDDHFHAVFSLNFARGALIGLILLGLAWPISHLYGDPRIAGVMAVISITPVIGGVSNPKMIVFSRQLLFWQDFILGVSQKVAGFAVAATVAFQFRSYWALLASMLVTQIFGVVLSYFMISYRPRIRFTRVRELLSFSVWLTLGQAINTLNWKFDHLVIGYFLGNTALGYYTIGDNLALLPTREATMPISQALFPGFTRLNRDLSRLRRAYERSQALLCAIAFPLGCGFALIARPFVELTMGQKWESAVIIIQFLSSIFALQTMVYGLQPLAMAMGQTRELLRRDLINMLIRLPLIILGMVTGGLFGIIVARCVSGLVSIIVAMTMVRRILGISMLRQLSANIRFIVGVVVMVICAYLVGVCFGNGAGTNFLLLKVAAIVSVGAIAYPLTVYTFWHLQGRPEGPEREVIELVTALLPNRFRTQPLAGDNSSVL
- a CDS encoding glycosyltransferase gives rise to the protein MIPKTIHYVWVGPKPLPEADRQRVDAWRHMLPDWQIVAWDNDKVDYSSSFVRQAYSVRAWNRVSDYTRMDALARFGGVYLDTDVDLIKSLDPLLSLKAFLGFQTDDMNSITDPVNGAVFGSEPGHWLPTSIRSFFNNELDGRTDIGAFSGPGLISKFLRERGLSEYCDEPMTIGDVTIFPKRVFYPYAWDERYSPDVVTEDTYAVHRWAETWVVRKVTLRKKLERALLKRFSLYAPELAFRMSYNMAKRG
- a CDS encoding family 16 glycosylhydrolase — translated: MMLGKTGKASLGLLLMVCAILPTKSAWSSGWELVFSDEFDGDKLDRNKWATRYIYNNETMDHFNDEKERYRDSHILSNGVLSLVAKKMEGGDLFGSAMIRSHRTFYYGYYEARVFLPNAKGVWPAFWLEADYDIDGKTWHPPEIDIFEYVINGVEDKANSLHSNVVAPFNEKQYTYVDKDFLLKYQNMYASEDLNLGWHIVGFVWAPDRISMFWDGKLVYTRMYQWKRNDGQLGPPAHVDLNFAVGGAWAGRHGIDDVAFPQSFKIDYVRVCQFTESDKGASQCGPAQVTPDPKEFGYSTTINDMPKPAFLPVKVLGEQQQANGVLSVKGADPLKLEIPIDVPENYPSNRRLQVWVYDPTARSMVTTVERKLQESTVKKRADGASVVELSLPALQRTGNLVLDAKLVAETTDDKGARQVLPSPITCRTDVAQPIKARSCRLLTLEAR
- a CDS encoding TylF/MycF/NovP-related O-methyltransferase, encoding MNFQEKGTLLFHRIRNGLLKARLSNLARQVAQDRLTYLPPEKLIRIETYARLATADDVPGNLLEFGVALGGSAIILAAQAARRKRLFFGFDVFAMIPPPTSEKDDDKSRERYRIIASGQSEGIGGDTYYGYRDNLIDDVRRSFAKYGLPIDGKSRFLCKGLFEETFPKYDGMVAFAHIDCDWYAPVSYCLNHISRRLSAGGVIVLDDYHDYGGARTATDEFVKQNPEFELIAGPNVILRKRR